Proteins from a single region of Pungitius pungitius chromosome 4, fPunPun2.1, whole genome shotgun sequence:
- the sdr42e1 gene encoding short-chain dehydrogenase/reductase family 42E member 1, giving the protein MERARADTLVITGGCGYLGYRLACSVHTKGAKIILFDTVPPPNEEMPEDFTFVKGDIREYAQVEEAVAGADCVFHIASYGMSGREQLNRHLIEAVNVRGTENVLRACVEHGVSRLVYTSTFNVVFGGQEIENGDESLPYLPLHLHPDHYSRTKALAEMAVLKADGTALKDGSGVLRCCALRPAGIYGPGEQRHLPRIVGYIEKGIFRFVYGDPSSLVEFVHVDNLVSAHKLAAEALTSEKQHRSAGQAYFISDGRPVNNFEFFRPLVEGLGYPFPKLRLPVSLVYFVAFLTEMIHHLIGPFYNFQPLLTRTEVYKTGVTHYFSMAKAEAELGYEPQEYDLDEVVQWFRSRGHGRKSHSSALSRWLLDILFVSAFVAVALSFLPFVGS; this is encoded by the exons ATGGAACGTGCACGCGCGGACACGCTTGTGATAACTGGTGGATGTGGTTATTTGGGCTACCG CCTGGCATGTTCCGTCCACACAAAAGGAGCCAAGATCATTCTTTTTGACACAGTTCCTCCTCCAAATGAAGAGATGCCGGAGGACTTTACGTTTGTTAAAGGGGACATACGGGAGTATGCACAAGTCGAGGAGGCTGTCGCTGGCGCCGACTGTGTGTTCCACATTGCCTCCTACGGCATGTCCGGCAGAGAGCAGCTGAACCGCCATCTGATTGAAGCGGTGAATGTCCGAGGCACAGAGAACGTCCTGAGGGCCTGCGTCGAGCATGGAGTGTCCAGGCTGGTTTACACCAGCACCTTCAACGTGGTGTTTGGAGGCCAAGAGATAGAGAACGGGGATGAAAGCCTCCCTTATCtacctctccatctccatccggACCACTACTCCAGAACAAAGGCGCTGGCGGAGATGGCAGTGCTGAAAGCCGACGGCACGGCACTGAAGGACGGCTCCGGGGTGCTGAGATGTTGTGCGCTGCGTCCTGCAGGAATCTACGGGCCCGGCGAGCAGAGGCACCTGCCCAGGATAGTTGGCTACATAGAGAAGGGCATCTTCAGGTTTGTTTACGGTGACCCCAGCAGCCTGGTGGAGTTTGTCCATGTGGACAACCTAGTCTCGGCACACAAGCTGGCCGCCGAGGCGCTGACCTCAGAGAAGCAGCACCGCTCTGCTGGCCAGGCCTACTTCATCTCAGACGGAAGGCCTGTCAATAATTTTGAATTCTTCCGACCTCTGGTAGAGGGCTTGGGCTATCCTTTCCCCAAACTGCGccttcctgtctctctcgtCTACTTTGTGGCCTTTCTCACAGAAATGATCCACCACCTCATTGGGCCCTTCTATAACTTCCAGCCGCTGTTGACGCGCACAGAGGTGTATAAGACTGGCGTGACGCACTACTTCAGCATGGCTAAGGCCGAGGCGGAGCTCGGTTATGAGCCCCAGGAGTACGACCTGGATGAGGTGGTTCAATGGTTCAGAAGCAGAGGCCATGGGAGAAAATCTCACAGCTCCGCCCTCAGTCGATGGCTTTTAGACATCCTGTTTGTTTCTGCCTTTGTTGCCGTggctctctcttttcttccatttgttgGCAGTTGA